The following proteins are co-located in the Echinicola sp. 20G genome:
- a CDS encoding cation-translocating P-type ATPase codes for MSNKIEWPVTGMSCAACASSVENTLKKQVGVQSASVNFATHSALLQLEKEADPNAIQKAVRESGYDIIIEKMETSDLEKNQQQAYLKLKRNTIAAGILATPVFIIGMFLMDIPFANYIMWALTTPVLFVFGLQFFINAVRQAKHGKANMDTLVAVSTGVAYLYSTFTTFFPEWLTQRGITAHVYFEAAAVIVFFILLGRMLESGAKAGTGEALKKLMGLQPDELIVMENGKEIVKKTQKVSVGEFILVKPGQKIPLDGKIIDGHSYINESMLTGEPVPIAKQSGDQVFAGTINQNGSFQFQVEQAGDTTLLAQIIQKIKEAQGSKAPVQKLVDKITAIFVPIVISIGILAFLVWGLSGIEDAWLHGMLAFVTVLVIACPCALGLATPTAIMAGIGKGASMGMLIKDAESLEVGHKVDTIVLDKTGTITEGKPTVEDIQLAPQLIASEKEMGVLLAMESQSEHPLADAVVQHLKANFNKADLANFQSHTGNGVSAQFEGNYYAVGKKDWLKTQGATGKDWMKDFESHHLNQGHIVIYWAKNQEIIGVIAMADSIKENSKSAIKELMEMGMEVHMLTGDQEKTAQAMAQNVGIQHYQSGMLPTDKAGYIKALQKNGKTVAMIGDGINDSEALALADLSIAMGKGTDIAMDVAKVTLIHSDLAQVPQMLSLTRKTVKTIRQNLFWAFIYNIIGIPLAAGVLYPAFGFLLNPMIAGGAMALSSVSVVSNSLRLKR; via the coding sequence ATGAGCAATAAAATAGAATGGCCAGTTACCGGAATGAGCTGTGCTGCCTGTGCCAGCAGTGTGGAAAACACCCTGAAAAAGCAAGTTGGGGTGCAATCAGCCAGTGTGAACTTTGCCACCCATTCTGCCTTGCTTCAACTTGAAAAAGAAGCAGATCCAAATGCCATCCAAAAAGCAGTAAGAGAATCTGGTTATGACATCATCATTGAAAAGATGGAAACCAGTGACTTGGAGAAAAACCAACAGCAAGCCTATCTAAAATTAAAAAGGAATACTATTGCTGCTGGCATTCTTGCCACCCCCGTCTTTATCATCGGCATGTTCCTAATGGATATTCCTTTTGCCAATTATATCATGTGGGCTTTGACTACACCAGTATTGTTTGTCTTTGGCCTCCAATTCTTTATCAATGCTGTACGTCAAGCCAAACATGGAAAAGCCAATATGGACACCTTAGTAGCCGTCAGTACAGGTGTAGCTTATCTATACAGTACATTCACCACTTTTTTTCCAGAATGGTTGACCCAAAGAGGAATAACCGCTCACGTGTATTTTGAAGCAGCAGCGGTCATAGTTTTCTTTATTCTGCTGGGAAGGATGTTGGAGTCTGGTGCCAAAGCAGGAACTGGAGAAGCCCTGAAGAAGCTGATGGGACTTCAACCAGATGAGCTTATTGTCATGGAAAATGGAAAGGAAATAGTAAAAAAGACACAAAAGGTTTCAGTGGGAGAATTCATCCTGGTCAAACCTGGACAAAAAATACCGCTAGACGGAAAGATCATTGATGGCCATTCCTATATCAATGAAAGCATGCTGACTGGAGAACCCGTCCCCATCGCTAAGCAATCGGGGGATCAGGTATTTGCAGGTACCATCAACCAAAATGGAAGTTTCCAATTTCAAGTAGAACAAGCAGGTGACACCACCCTTTTGGCCCAGATTATTCAAAAAATCAAAGAGGCACAGGGCTCCAAGGCCCCAGTACAAAAGTTAGTAGATAAGATTACGGCCATATTTGTTCCTATTGTCATTAGTATTGGCATCTTAGCCTTTTTGGTTTGGGGACTTAGTGGGATAGAAGATGCCTGGCTTCATGGCATGCTGGCCTTTGTAACTGTCTTGGTCATTGCTTGTCCCTGCGCATTGGGACTGGCCACACCGACGGCTATCATGGCGGGTATTGGCAAAGGAGCCTCGATGGGTATGTTGATCAAGGATGCAGAAAGCTTAGAGGTCGGGCATAAGGTGGACACTATCGTTTTGGATAAGACGGGGACCATCACTGAGGGAAAGCCAACTGTAGAGGACATCCAACTCGCTCCCCAGCTTATAGCTTCTGAAAAAGAAATGGGAGTCCTCCTGGCCATGGAATCCCAAAGCGAACACCCTTTGGCTGATGCAGTGGTGCAACACCTAAAAGCCAATTTCAACAAAGCAGATTTGGCCAACTTCCAATCCCATACAGGCAATGGAGTTTCTGCCCAGTTTGAAGGAAACTATTATGCAGTAGGCAAAAAAGATTGGTTAAAGACTCAAGGAGCAACAGGGAAAGACTGGATGAAAGATTTTGAGAGCCACCACTTAAACCAAGGTCATATTGTTATCTATTGGGCAAAAAACCAAGAAATCATCGGTGTCATCGCGATGGCAGACTCCATTAAGGAAAATTCAAAAAGTGCCATCAAAGAACTTATGGAGATGGGAATGGAAGTCCATATGCTTACAGGTGACCAAGAAAAAACTGCCCAAGCCATGGCCCAAAATGTAGGAATCCAGCATTATCAATCCGGTATGCTTCCAACCGATAAAGCCGGATATATTAAAGCTTTACAAAAAAACGGAAAAACCGTTGCTATGATTGGCGATGGTATCAATGACAGTGAAGCCCTGGCATTGGCAGACCTGAGCATTGCCATGGGAAAAGGCACGGACATTGCAATGGATGTGGCGAAAGTCACTTTGATTCATTCAGACCTTGCCCAGGTCCCACAGATGTTGAGTTTGACTCGAAAAACAGTTAAAACCATCCGTCAAAATCTGTTTTGGGCATTTATTTACAACATTATAGGAATCCCATTGGCTGCTGGAGTCCTCTATCCAGCTTTTGGATTTTTACTCAATCCGATGATTGCCGGCGGGGCCATGGCACTGAGTTCAGTGTCTGTGGTTAGCAATAGCCTTAGATTAAAAAGATAA
- the mnmD gene encoding tRNA (5-methylaminomethyl-2-thiouridine)(34)-methyltransferase MnmD, whose translation MERAIKLIETEDGSHSLYVPELNETYHSFHGAYRESIHVFFLYGLDHWYTHHPHQQPIRVFEVGFGTGLNAWLALVWAEQNKLPLLYHTIEPFPVPEDIYTQLNYTSIDEGLSHFQGQFQRLHKAPWNQGGALTEYFNMKKDQATLEEVQLYPADVVFFDAFAPSKQPELWTKELLGKVIDAMNPGGVFVTYCAKGQLKRDLTELGLHVETLPGPPGKKEMVRGTKI comes from the coding sequence ATGGAAAGAGCAATCAAACTCATCGAAACAGAAGATGGTTCTCACTCCCTCTATGTGCCAGAATTGAATGAAACCTATCATTCTTTTCACGGTGCTTACCGGGAATCAATCCATGTATTTTTCCTCTATGGGTTGGACCATTGGTACACGCACCACCCACATCAGCAGCCCATCCGGGTGTTTGAGGTGGGCTTTGGAACGGGCCTTAATGCTTGGCTGGCTTTGGTCTGGGCGGAGCAAAACAAGCTGCCTTTGCTTTATCATACCATCGAACCATTTCCTGTTCCAGAAGATATTTACACCCAACTAAACTATACGTCGATAGACGAGGGATTGAGTCACTTCCAGGGACAATTCCAAAGACTGCACAAAGCCCCTTGGAACCAAGGTGGTGCTTTGACAGAATACTTCAATATGAAAAAGGATCAAGCGACCTTGGAGGAAGTGCAGCTGTATCCAGCTGATGTGGTTTTCTTTGATGCCTTTGCACCCAGCAAACAGCCAGAACTATGGACAAAGGAGCTGCTGGGCAAGGTAATCGATGCCATGAACCCGGGCGGTGTTTTTGTCACCTATTGCGCAAAAGGCCAACTCAAAAGAGATTTGACCGAACTAGGACTCCATGTAGAAACCCTCCCTGGCCCTCCAGGCAAAAAAGAAATGGTCAGAGGAACTAAGATTTGA
- a CDS encoding cryptochrome/photolyase family protein, giving the protein MKTVNLVFPHQLHENSPLLDNGHAVFLIEELLFFKQYQFHRQKLLFHRASMQAYLGFLTQKDIEVHYVPCTEETSDVRKLIPKLAKDQVKKICLIDPTDNWLEKRIRKACEEAGLEWEMHESLLFLNTKEDLKDYFGKKEKYFQADFYEQQRKKREILMDGDQPLGGKWSFDADNRKKYPPKKTPPKIQWPKANKYSQEAKQYVEKHFKGNYGNLEEGLLYPVTYATARVWFEQFLEYRFKEFGPYEDAIVEAEIVLHHSVLTPLLNVGLLHPQEVLERAIAYAEEHQVPLNTLEGFVRQIMGWREFIRGVYVWKGSQERTKNFWGFERKIPQDFWQGETGIGPIDKTIQKTIKTAYNHHIERLMVLGNFMLLCEFDPNEVYRWFMEMYIDAYDWVMVPNVYGMSQFADGGLMATKPYISGSNYLKKMSDYSKGDWQETWDALFWRFMHVHRDFLGKNHRLKMLLSTFDKMDKEKQKKLLDKAEEFLKGLGGSK; this is encoded by the coding sequence ATGAAAACCGTCAACCTTGTTTTTCCTCATCAGCTGCATGAAAATAGCCCTTTACTGGACAATGGGCATGCTGTTTTTCTAATAGAGGAACTTTTGTTTTTCAAACAGTACCAATTCCATCGGCAAAAGCTGTTGTTTCACCGGGCAAGCATGCAAGCCTATCTGGGTTTTCTAACCCAAAAGGATATCGAAGTACATTATGTGCCATGTACCGAGGAAACTTCGGATGTCAGAAAGCTGATTCCTAAATTGGCCAAGGATCAAGTCAAGAAGATTTGCCTGATTGACCCAACCGATAATTGGTTGGAGAAGCGGATTAGAAAAGCTTGCGAAGAAGCAGGGCTTGAATGGGAGATGCATGAAAGTTTGCTGTTCTTAAATACAAAAGAAGATCTAAAGGACTATTTTGGGAAAAAGGAAAAATACTTTCAGGCTGATTTTTATGAGCAGCAGCGTAAGAAGCGTGAAATACTGATGGATGGAGATCAACCCCTGGGTGGAAAATGGAGCTTTGATGCAGACAACCGGAAAAAATATCCCCCAAAAAAGACTCCACCAAAAATTCAATGGCCAAAAGCAAACAAGTACAGTCAAGAGGCCAAGCAGTACGTGGAAAAACATTTTAAGGGGAACTATGGAAACCTTGAAGAGGGGCTTTTATACCCAGTGACATATGCAACGGCAAGGGTTTGGTTCGAGCAGTTTTTGGAATATCGCTTCAAGGAGTTTGGCCCATATGAAGATGCCATTGTAGAAGCGGAGATTGTTTTGCACCATAGCGTGTTGACTCCCCTGTTGAATGTAGGTTTGCTGCATCCTCAGGAAGTACTGGAACGGGCCATCGCTTATGCAGAGGAGCATCAGGTTCCTCTAAATACCCTTGAAGGTTTTGTAAGGCAGATTATGGGTTGGCGAGAATTTATCCGAGGGGTTTATGTTTGGAAGGGTAGCCAAGAAAGAACCAAGAACTTTTGGGGATTTGAGCGGAAGATCCCACAGGACTTTTGGCAGGGAGAAACGGGGATTGGTCCTATTGATAAGACCATTCAAAAAACCATAAAAACCGCTTATAACCATCATATTGAGCGCTTGATGGTCTTGGGGAATTTTATGCTTTTGTGTGAGTTTGATCCCAATGAGGTGTACCGATGGTTTATGGAAATGTATATTGATGCCTATGACTGGGTGATGGTACCCAATGTGTATGGCATGAGTCAATTTGCTGATGGGGGCTTGATGGCGACAAAACCCTATATCAGTGGCAGCAACTACCTCAAAAAGATGAGTGACTATTCCAAAGGAGACTGGCAGGAAACCTGGGATGCATTGTTCTGGCGGTTTATGCATGTCCACAGGGATTTTTTAGGAAAAAATCATAGGCTGAAGATGTTGCTCAGCACTTTTGATAAAATGGATAAGGAAAAACAAAAAAAGCTATTGGATAAGGCCGAGGAATTTTTGAAGGGATTGGGGGGTAGCAAATGA
- a CDS encoding pitrilysin family protein, which translates to MINYERHILDNGLQLVIHEDHSTKMAVTNIIYKVGSRNEVAGKTGLAHYFEHLMFGGSKNVPSFDSALERVGGECNAFTNTDITNYYVTLPATNIETAFWLESDRMLQLNLSHKTIETQRKVVIEEFKQRYLNQPYGDAMHQLRQLCYQNHPYQWPTIGKEIADIEGFTETDIRSFYHDHYAPNNAILVVAGDVNSEEILEMTQKWFGPIPAAKKNGASIIQEIPQKGKRIHTCLADVPTDALYKAYHVPGRLQSGYLECDLITDILGFGRSSLLEQKLVKNTDIFASCNAYVLGSMDPGLMVFSGKMEKGKSAEEAEKVLDEVVQEFIETAISSETIEKVKNQAEAMKTYESIQLINRAMNLAYYTQLGTPDLYQMEYDKKTTITADQISAFAKQTIIEENASTLYYKSNKNGTSA; encoded by the coding sequence ATGATAAACTACGAGCGACATATCTTAGACAACGGCTTACAGCTGGTGATTCACGAGGACCACAGTACCAAAATGGCTGTAACCAACATTATCTATAAGGTTGGCTCTAGAAATGAGGTGGCGGGCAAAACAGGCCTTGCCCATTATTTTGAGCACTTGATGTTTGGGGGATCCAAAAATGTCCCCAGCTTTGACAGCGCCTTGGAAAGGGTAGGAGGAGAATGCAACGCCTTTACCAATACGGACATCACCAATTATTATGTCACCCTTCCCGCTACCAATATAGAAACGGCTTTTTGGCTGGAGTCTGACCGAATGTTACAGCTTAACCTGAGCCACAAAACCATTGAAACCCAAAGGAAAGTGGTGATAGAAGAGTTCAAGCAGCGTTACCTCAACCAACCTTATGGGGACGCCATGCACCAACTGAGGCAACTCTGCTACCAAAACCACCCTTACCAATGGCCAACTATCGGGAAGGAAATTGCGGATATTGAAGGATTTACAGAAACAGATATCAGGTCTTTTTATCATGATCACTATGCACCGAACAATGCTATTCTGGTAGTAGCAGGTGATGTGAATAGTGAGGAAATCTTGGAAATGACCCAAAAGTGGTTTGGTCCAATTCCAGCTGCCAAAAAGAATGGTGCCAGCATCATTCAAGAAATCCCTCAAAAGGGCAAAAGAATCCATACTTGCTTAGCTGATGTACCTACTGATGCTTTGTATAAAGCCTATCATGTACCGGGAAGGCTGCAGTCCGGTTACCTGGAATGTGACCTGATCACCGATATTTTGGGCTTTGGAAGGTCTTCACTATTGGAACAAAAACTGGTCAAAAACACTGATATTTTTGCTTCCTGCAATGCCTATGTACTCGGCTCCATGGATCCGGGACTAATGGTTTTTTCAGGTAAAATGGAAAAAGGTAAAAGTGCAGAAGAAGCAGAAAAAGTTTTGGATGAAGTAGTACAAGAGTTTATCGAAACGGCCATTTCTTCAGAGACCATTGAAAAGGTCAAGAACCAAGCGGAAGCCATGAAGACCTATGAAAGCATCCAATTGATCAATCGTGCTATGAACCTGGCTTATTATACCCAATTGGGAACTCCTGACCTTTATCAGATGGAGTATGACAAGAAAACCACCATTACTGCTGATCAGATTTCTGCTTTCGCCAAACAAACCATCATTGAAGAAAATGCTTCAACCCTTTATTATAAAAGTAATAAAAACGGGACGAGTGCTTAA
- a CDS encoding serine hydrolase: protein MNLTKLLFIWVSFLLSNVNYAQTVQRIDNSSINIEMLDTNIERLKSAANVHGLAITIVTKDSVLFQKAYGSRNLKKKQALQTTHNFYAASLSKPLFAYIVMKLTDLGMLDLDRPLVEYLEKPLTSYSFQQSYEGYEALKGDDRYKQITARMCLSHTTGFPNWRYITNSGINMSEPLRIQSDPGTYYIYSGEGIQLLQFVVEQITHKGLEELAQTYVFQPLEMNMTSFLWQDRFEGNYAVGHYKKKKVLERRKRDQEYAAGSMDTTPEDYAKFIQAMLARKGLSSSAFEEMFTSQIAIKSKQQFGENRWKVTDENAAIDLSYGLGWGIYQTPYGKAVFKEGHMDGWEHYAIFYPTKNLGLIIMCNSSNGEGIFKELLEISMGDHWMPWYWENFIPYDN, encoded by the coding sequence ATGAACCTTACTAAGCTCCTTTTCATATGGGTAAGTTTTCTCCTTTCGAACGTAAATTACGCCCAAACTGTCCAAAGAATAGATAACTCCTCTATAAACATCGAAATGTTGGACACTAATATTGAACGGTTAAAATCTGCCGCCAATGTTCATGGACTTGCCATCACAATAGTTACAAAGGACAGTGTACTATTCCAAAAGGCCTATGGCTCAAGAAATTTAAAAAAGAAACAAGCTTTACAGACTACCCATAATTTCTATGCTGCATCTCTTAGCAAACCCCTATTTGCCTATATCGTTATGAAATTAACCGATTTGGGTATGTTAGATTTAGACAGACCACTCGTAGAATACCTTGAAAAACCACTGACCTCTTACAGCTTTCAACAGAGCTATGAAGGGTACGAAGCTCTTAAGGGAGATGACAGGTATAAGCAAATAACTGCAAGGATGTGTCTGTCCCACACTACAGGCTTTCCCAACTGGAGGTACATCACCAATTCCGGAATCAATATGTCTGAGCCTCTAAGGATACAATCTGATCCCGGAACCTATTACATTTATTCCGGAGAGGGAATTCAGCTACTTCAGTTTGTGGTGGAACAGATCACTCATAAAGGATTGGAAGAATTGGCACAAACCTATGTTTTTCAACCGCTTGAAATGAACATGACCAGTTTCTTATGGCAAGATCGCTTTGAAGGTAACTACGCCGTTGGGCACTATAAGAAGAAAAAAGTTCTCGAAAGAAGAAAAAGGGATCAAGAGTATGCGGCCGGAAGCATGGACACCACCCCTGAAGATTATGCAAAGTTTATTCAAGCGATGTTGGCCAGAAAAGGGCTGAGTTCTTCTGCATTTGAAGAAATGTTTACTTCCCAAATTGCCATTAAGTCCAAACAACAATTTGGGGAGAACAGATGGAAGGTCACCGACGAAAATGCTGCTATTGACTTAAGTTATGGCTTGGGTTGGGGCATCTACCAGACACCCTATGGAAAAGCAGTATTTAAAGAAGGTCACATGGACGGCTGGGAGCATTATGCCATCTTTTATCCCACAAAAAATTTAGGATTGATCATTATGTGTAACAGTTCCAATGGGGAAGGAATATTTAAAGAACTACTCGAAATTTCCATGGGAGACCATTGGATGCCTTGGTATTGGGAAAACTTCATTCCTTATGATAATTAA
- the ispF gene encoding 2-C-methyl-D-erythritol 2,4-cyclodiphosphate synthase has product MNNFRIGFGYDVHQLQEGYDFWLGGIKLEHTKGAVGHSDADVLIHVICDALLGAANLRDIGYHFSDQDPEYKGIDSKILLRDVMTMIREEGYEIGNLDTTICLQKPKVNPHIDTMKTCLADVMKIPENNVSIKATTTEKLGFVGRQEGVSAYCVALIYKVN; this is encoded by the coding sequence ATGAATAACTTTAGAATTGGATTTGGATATGATGTGCACCAATTGCAGGAAGGTTATGACTTCTGGTTGGGCGGCATCAAACTGGAACATACCAAAGGAGCAGTGGGGCACTCAGATGCTGACGTGCTGATTCATGTCATCTGTGATGCCTTGCTCGGAGCAGCAAACTTAAGGGATATTGGCTATCATTTCTCAGATCAAGACCCAGAATACAAAGGTATCGACAGTAAAATCCTCCTCAGGGATGTGATGACCATGATCCGTGAAGAAGGTTATGAAATTGGCAATCTAGACACTACTATTTGTCTCCAAAAACCCAAGGTTAACCCTCATATCGATACCATGAAGACCTGCTTGGCAGACGTAATGAAAATCCCCGAAAACAATGTTTCCATCAAAGCCACCACCACGGAAAAACTGGGATTTGTAGGTCGTCAAGAAGGGGTTTCTGCCTATTGTGTGGCTTTGATCTATAAAGTCAATTAA
- a CDS encoding serine hydrolase produces MNNQSFAERLIYYRKSKGLSQEELALKTEVTVRTIQRIEKSEVKPHLNTIKLLAVALEIEVNQLIPLNDPKEETLKKKWLLLLHSTPLLGVFIPLCNVLLPLFIWIHKRDDNPIYDRHGVKVINFQITAILLATLSFISLVTIEKWGFFLFISTVPILVGIVICNIIYVVKKDKCYYPLSIPFLKLKKSTVTKLVVISFSVLSVLGCTHKTSQEIERLDGSKISEDSLTLKLHQWAQEAEIHGMAVAIFNDKKPVYQKVIGYKDFPQKLILTDSTNIYGASLSKAVFSILVMKLVEEGLIDLDTPLESYLPQKIYDYEPMTRWHDDYADLKEDSLYHQITARMCLSHTSGFANWRFMEPDMKLQVHGKPGEKYRYSGEGFVYLQVILEKLTGKGLEELAQEYVFKPLGMKNSSYQWQFRFESDFAYGHQKNGETYQKDKDNEPRSGSTLETTAADYIKFLTAVLNQEILSPASYDEIFSPQIRIRSVHQFGPKSAQNTDKYANINFSYGLGWSYLETPYGKGVAKGGHGDGFQHHAILYPDSGKGLMIMTNSDNGESIYQALFSYAMADQYSPWEWYGFIPYQ; encoded by the coding sequence ATGAACAATCAATCATTTGCCGAAAGGCTTATCTACTACAGAAAAAGCAAAGGTTTATCTCAGGAAGAATTGGCCCTAAAAACAGAGGTTACTGTGCGGACCATACAGCGTATCGAAAAATCTGAAGTGAAACCCCATCTAAATACCATCAAGCTACTTGCAGTAGCTTTGGAGATCGAAGTCAACCAATTGATCCCCTTAAATGACCCTAAGGAGGAAACCTTAAAGAAAAAATGGCTTTTGCTGTTGCATTCCACTCCCTTATTGGGTGTATTTATTCCTTTGTGCAATGTCCTCCTTCCTCTCTTTATTTGGATTCACAAGAGAGATGACAATCCCATCTATGACAGGCATGGGGTCAAGGTCATCAACTTCCAGATTACCGCCATCCTACTCGCAACTTTATCTTTTATCAGCCTAGTGACCATCGAAAAATGGGGATTTTTCCTGTTTATATCCACTGTTCCCATATTAGTGGGCATTGTAATCTGCAACATCATCTATGTGGTCAAAAAAGACAAATGCTATTATCCCCTATCCATCCCCTTTTTGAAATTGAAGAAATCCACTGTCACCAAACTCGTAGTAATATCCTTTTCAGTGCTTTCCGTATTAGGCTGTACCCATAAGACTTCCCAAGAGATCGAAAGGTTAGATGGAAGTAAAATTTCTGAGGATTCCCTCACCCTAAAACTCCACCAGTGGGCCCAAGAAGCAGAGATACATGGAATGGCCGTGGCCATTTTCAATGATAAAAAACCCGTTTACCAAAAAGTAATTGGCTACAAAGATTTTCCCCAAAAGCTAATACTCACCGACTCTACCAATATTTATGGCGCCTCCCTGAGCAAGGCGGTGTTTAGTATCTTGGTTATGAAACTGGTAGAAGAAGGTCTTATCGACTTGGATACTCCGCTGGAATCTTACTTGCCTCAAAAAATATATGATTATGAACCTATGACCCGGTGGCATGATGATTATGCTGACTTGAAGGAGGACTCCCTGTACCATCAGATCACGGCAAGGATGTGCTTGTCCCATACTTCGGGTTTTGCCAATTGGAGATTTATGGAGCCAGATATGAAATTACAAGTTCATGGGAAACCAGGAGAAAAATACCGCTACAGTGGAGAAGGGTTTGTCTATCTGCAGGTCATTTTGGAAAAGCTGACAGGAAAAGGGCTGGAAGAATTGGCACAAGAATATGTCTTTAAGCCCCTGGGCATGAAAAACTCTTCCTACCAGTGGCAGTTCCGATTTGAAAGTGACTTTGCCTATGGCCACCAGAAGAATGGAGAAACCTATCAAAAAGACAAAGACAATGAACCCAGGTCGGGGAGTACCTTGGAAACTACCGCGGCAGATTATATCAAATTTTTAACCGCTGTCCTCAACCAAGAAATACTCAGCCCTGCATCATATGATGAGATTTTCTCCCCTCAGATCCGGATTCGTTCAGTTCATCAATTTGGTCCCAAGTCGGCCCAAAACACAGACAAATACGCCAATATTAACTTTAGCTATGGCTTGGGATGGAGTTACCTAGAAACACCCTATGGCAAAGGTGTGGCCAAAGGAGGCCATGGCGATGGCTTTCAGCATCATGCCATACTTTATCCCGATAGCGGAAAGGGATTGATGATCATGACCAATTCAGATAATGGGGAAAGCATTTACCAAGCCCTATTCTCCTACGCCATGGCCGACCAATACAGCCCATGGGAGTGGTACGGTTTCATTCCTTATCAATGA
- a CDS encoding heavy-metal-associated domain-containing protein, producing MMIQLKTNIKCGACVATVQPKLDQLPNTTWKVDLTDPDRILTAEGEATTQEIISALEEAGYNGEAI from the coding sequence ATGATGATCCAACTAAAAACCAATATCAAATGTGGCGCTTGTGTGGCCACTGTACAGCCCAAGCTTGATCAATTGCCCAACACTACCTGGAAAGTAGACCTAACAGATCCAGACAGAATCCTAACCGCAGAGGGAGAGGCAACGACCCAGGAAATCATTTCGGCCTTGGAAGAGGCGGGGTATAATGGGGAGGCTATTTGA